The Primulina tabacum isolate GXHZ01 chromosome 1, ASM2559414v2, whole genome shotgun sequence genome contains the following window.
ACAATTATATGATAAATCATTACTATAAATAAGCAAAGAATTAATACCACCTAGCTAGCTTGCTACAACGTAACTAGTGTCTGAAGAACAAAGCGGTGTAGAACAATTGATTCCAGGTATCGGGCAATCCAGGCAGGCACCAATGGCTGCAATCAGCAGAATGGTCGGGATTTGCACGTTGCTCCGGTGTAAAGTCACCGCTGTAGATCGAGGGGTGTGCGTCTTTTCTTAAGGCAGATAACAGCGTTATGTCGAGCAAGTAGGCCGACCTGTTCATGGATCTAACCACCATTTCCAGGACCTTCATTTGATCTGGAAACGGACCAGGATATGTCGTCCCGGTGCCCATCATGGGTGTTGTCTCCCCGTAGCAGCTCTTGGATGTTGATGCATTCCAGTCGCTAGGGCTGCATGCAGGAAATTAAACATTTACTTTTATAAACTTTGTTAActtataaaatcatgtttatttgaAATATTAGTGTGAAATCTGCAAAGAGCTAGCTGGATATATATGTCCTCGATTAATAAGAGGAGCTATTAACTAATAAACTAGTTTCACATGACTAGGTTATGCTCGATTCTTGGACTTGTATTTTAATGTTCCAGTCCATTATTATCTGTATGTATAAAACATTTTCGATCATTGATTATGACTTCTAACAAACCCGCTGGATCATAGCCATCGATTATCACATGCATCAAGCAAAATGAAGCCTAACTTTCGTcttgtatttttgtttttgcaATTGTGGTCCTGCATATTGTCAGAAATTCTAAGTCAATATCATATCAATGTTATATCAGCGTCACATCaaggaaaaaaatatcaaaattgcaAGAGAAAAAtgtaagattgaaatttgacaatatagaAATCTAAAATCACAATACTAATAAACGGTTGTCGGTAAAGAATGTTTTTCGTAGTCAAATATTCTGATAAGTTTGTAATTTTGTGAAGAGGAAATAAATTAGTTGCGTGAATGGCTGGGAATGGGGGACGAACTAATTCAATGCATTAAGTGCGTAGGCTGGTCTCCTTTAGACTAGGGGCACGAGCACAAGATGGAAGTATGCCACCGACGATCTATATACATAAAACACACATGCATACCCGACTTCAAACGGCTTCACAATTTTAAtagtttaaaattaaaattacctTTCGATTCTACTAATTAATAATGAACTCTATAGTCAAATTGactctttttatttatttatattcgGGCTTTATTGGATTTaggaaaagaaatatttttggtaTGTTATCCTATCGATCAATTTATAGTCTTAATCATCTAAATTGTaccattttttttcaattttagtcttAATTATTTCACTGAAATGTTGACGTGAAATCGGACACATCGCAATATCCGTTGTCACCTCAGCATCTCGataaaaaattactaaaataaaaaaatgcaaattaatCGAATAACTAAAATCGTAAATAAACCGAAAACATGCAAATCACACAACAAACAAAATGtaattttcctttggatttatCTACTCGaccttatttatttatgttaaatCAACCTTTCGGATAATGTTCCGATCTGTGATACCTCAAAGCCAAGTTTGTGGGACGTACGACAAAGTGTGTAGGCGCAAGTTTAGGTGAAATTCATAGCGTAGGTTGTGTGCAAGTTGGAAACCCTATCGGCCATCAATTATTGAATCAGTGCTTCATCTCAGTAATGGGTCCTCTCTCAACAATAGATGAATCAGTTAGTATTCCAGGCCCAGACAGGACACAGACAGTTGGAATTGCAagttacaatttaaaataataatgatgataCAAAGCAGCTGGCACTTGCACTTGTAAATAATTTGAGAGAGAAACTAATATTAGATAAAATTAGAAAGATCAGAGGAACACATGCAACTAAGAATTCATAGATTATTTTTGTGAAAAGATCATTTTTATCATTAAGTATTTGTTATTACTAGTGAAATAAGGAATGAGAAAACGTACATGTAATGTGTGGGTGAAATGCCTTGGAAGAAGACTTTGGTTCGGGTAGCGTCGACGCTCCAGCCGACCCATTTCGCCCATGTTTGGAGCCCTCGGTCCAAGGCGGCTAACCGGTCCATGTCTTGGTATAGTGAACCATCGGCTTCCATGTAATCCCACCTGCAAACAGTTTTGCACCAAGTATATAATTTCCTACTTTATATATTTGGAATTTTCTAATAAAGTTATGAACAAAATATTACTCTGTAGCTGTCATTCGACGTTCTTTCGTGCTAAAAAGGCAATCAAGTAACATGTTTTTGTCGACATGGTTTTGCTATGTAGTGCGAAATGTTGAAGTAAACCATTTATTAGAGTACTACTAGTGTCGGAAAGGGAAGAATTTCTAGGAATATTGAGCCATCATTATTCACTGGTCCTTCAAAACTATAGAAAAAATATAACCAACTCGCTAATTCATTTTTAAAGAATATTCTATTATAGTTTTATACTATATTGATCCTTACGATTTGGTTTGGAGGATGGAGCGACGAAAGATGAGATAATAAATTGcaagttaggaattttgaatcAAATCATTGTAAAACTTGAGTCGAACGCGAGATGATCATAGCAAAAATCACGTATAAAATAATTTACCCTTGGAGAGATCCCTTATGATTCCACCAATGACCCGTATTGAAAGAAAGCACATCGGCAGCCATCCATGCTCTGGCATTTCCCGTTATATCATCCAATTTGAGCACTCTTTGGCCTCCCACTGACTCTATATCCACCAAATATGGCGCTCTGTAAAACGACACAGATAGCCCATATTCCTGCACTCTCCCGACCATATAGAAACAATATTTGTTGATAAACAAATGGTAcatcttataattatattattatttaaagaaaaattattgATAATAGTGTATGTGACATTTAATGAGAAATGTGACCAGAAATTTGAAGGTGGAGATTGGGTCTCCTCTTATAATTTGTGTGGGCGATGTTGCCGGCAATCCAGCTGATATCATGCAAATCAAAGAGTGCCATTGGTTCTTTCCGAGTGAATCTCCCACAAACATTATACTCTTCCCTCTCATCTTCAACGCAAAATAAAGCCCATTGAACCTGCAGGAAACCAACCGCGATTGAAATATTTCTTTGTTATAAATGGGACCGTGTAATGTCAAGAAAGAACAAGTGGGAGATCATGTAATTTGTCCACTTTACTCTTTCGGGGTTCATATCATGCAAATCAAAGAGTGCCATTGGATGACTTCAGAACATTTTGGAAGGTAAATTCTTACATGACTTACAAGAAACACCACGAATCATGGGAAATTAAGATTTCCTCGACAGTACTTTTGACCAAGAATTAACCCAAATTCATCGGTAAAACAAATAAATCATCCAAAAATGTACGTCAAcatataaatttgaaatatactACATGTACATGCGTACCTCGGGATTTGGCAATTGCTAGGTTGCCATCGATACTTGAGGTAATCCGTATCAGGTCTGCCATACATTTGACAGTTAAACTCAGGATCTATAATCGGACAAGAAGACTGGTACACCGGATAGCTTTCATCTCGAACCCAACTCCCCGAAAACAGATCACAAGAACTCACATTAGCTTGAAGAACCGGAGTTTTGTAACGCCCATTACTTCGCCAGCCATGATTCTTTGGACCAGTCAACACAGCAGACGAAACCGCAAAAGACTGCAGCAGAAGTATCGCAAGACATAACACTATAAAGTGGGGTTGAAATGGCGGGGAAGAAGCAGCCATGGGAGGTGAGATAATGAAAAAAAGGGAAGGAGATGAAACAGTTGATCTGTTTTATAAGTCAATTATGCCCATATGTATATGTACatgatgttatgattttga
Protein-coding sequences here:
- the LOC142549485 gene encoding protein PMR5-like, translated to MAASSPPFQPHFIVLCLAILLLQSFAVSSAVLTGPKNHGWRSNGRYKTPVLQANVSSCDLFSGSWVRDESYPVYQSSCPIIDPEFNCQMYGRPDTDYLKYRWQPSNCQIPRFNGLYFALKMRGKSIMFVGDSLGKNQWHSLICMISAGLPATSPTQIIRGDPISTFKFLEYGLSVSFYRAPYLVDIESVGGQRVLKLDDITGNARAWMAADVLSFNTGHWWNHKGSLQGWDYMEADGSLYQDMDRLAALDRGLQTWAKWVGWSVDATRTKVFFQGISPTHYIPSDWNASTSKSCYGETTPMMGTGTTYPGPFPDQMKVLEMVVRSMNRSAYLLDITLLSALRKDAHPSIYSGDFTPEQRANPDHSADCSHWCLPGLPDTWNQLFYTALFFRH